Below is a genomic region from Treponema sp. OMZ 798.
TCGCGAATTATATTCCAACTAAGGCTTTTTTTCAAGCGGGGGAGGAAATGTGAATGAAATGGCTATGAATTGAGGCTCAAGAATTTACACAATTCCGTTTTTAAAGGCAAAGGCGGCGAGCTGTGTTCTATCCGAAACAAAGGTCTTATCAAATATTACCGAAATATTGTTTTTGATAGTGCCTTCAGAAAGCCCCTGCTTATAGGCAATCTGTTTATTGGAAAGCCCTTCAGAAACGAGCCTTATAATTTCTACTTCCTTTTGGCTTAAACCGTACTCGTCTTGAATTTCGGTCAAGGGCCTTAAAATTCTTTCTTCTGTTTCTTCATTGTTTTTAAAAAGCATGGTTTTTGCGACTTCAGGGTTTATAACGATGTTTCCCGAAATGGCAGCCTTGATTCCGTCATAGATTACGTCGGGCGAGCTGTCTTTTAAAAGATAGCCGGATGCTCCGTATTGAAGGGCTTTTTGAATATATTCCGTATCGTTAAATGTGGTGAGAATCAAAATCTTTGTATCGGGAAAATCTTTTTTTATTTTTTTTGCGGCTTCCACTCCGTTACATTCGGGCATTCTTATATCCATGAGGAGGAGCTCAGGCCTTTTTTCTTCACATATTTTTAAAGCTTCATTTCCGTTATTGCCTGTTGCAACAACTTCAATATCCGGATAGGTAGAAAAAATAAATTTTAAGCCCTCGCATATGAGCTTTTCATCGTCTACAATCGCTATTCTCATAGGGCTACTATAACACAGTTTGTACACCTGAATCAAGAACTTAGGTTTTCAAAAGCTCTTTACAGAGTCGGCTTTTTTAATTAAAATCAAAGGGATATTTTTAAAGGGGCTTTGTATTCTATGCAAAATATTATGGATAATTTTCAAATGTGGCTTTCGGAATATTCTGTGCGAAGCGATATTTTTTGGCTGATTAGCGTTTTGGCTTTTTCTTTTATTCTTCACAAAATATTAAAAAAGACGGCAACGGGAGCAATAAGAAAGATTATTTCACGCCTTACGGCTAAGACAAAGAGCAAGTTGGATGACTATATCTTTGATGAAATCCATGTTGAACGCATTTCTTTAATTATCTACATATTTGCCTTTAATTTTTTATCGGTAAAGCTTAGCTTCGGTGCCGCTGTCATGCAAAAGCTTTCAAGTATTATTTTAATCTGGATAATCATAAGGCTTTTGCACGGCCTTTTGGACGGGCTTACAGCCTATACCGAAAATGCCCCTCAGTTTGAAGGCAAGCCCTACCGCAGCTATATTCAGGTTTTTATCCTGATTGTTTATATTGCAGGTTTTATAATTGCTGCGGGAACAATCAGCGGTAAGTCTCCCTTAACCCTCTTAAGCGGAATAGGAGCGATGACAGCCGTTCTTCTTTTGGTCTTCCGCGAAACGATTTTGTCCTTTGTGGCAAGTTTGCAAATTTCTTCCTACGATTTGGTGCGCCGAGGAGACTGGATTTCGGTTCCCAAATACGATGCCGACGGGGATGTTACCGAGGTCGCCTTACATACGATAAAAATTCAAAACTGGGATAAGACGATTTCGGTTTTGCCTACAAGCGACCTTATGCAAAGCGGTTTTAAAAACTGGCGCGGTATGCAGGAAACGGGCGGAAGGCGTATCAAGCGTTCAATCTTTTTGGATGTTTCTTCCGTAAAATTTATGGATGAAGAGCTGAGGCGCAGGGTAGGGAAGATAGAGCTTTTAAAGTCCTATTTTGCCGAGGTTGAAAGCTCCGACATAAGTGCCCAATACGGCAGCGATACCGAGCATCCCTTAAACGATAGAAGGCTTACCAATATCGGAACCTTTAGAATGTACGTTACCAGATATCTTCAAAGCCTTGACACCTTACGAAAGGATTTGACTTTTTTGGTGCGCCAGCTTGAACCGGGAGCTACAGGGATCCCATTGGAGATTTATGTTTTTACGGCAACTACGGTCTGGGGCGAATACGAAAAAATTCAGGCCGATATTTTTGATCACCTTTTTGCGGCTGTCCACGAATTCGACCTTAGAATCTTCCAATATCCTGTGGGCGGTTTTTTGGCAAAAAATTAAAAGCTTACTATTTAGAGGGTTTTTATGGGTAAGAATAAACGGAAGGGCTTAACGCTGTATATCTTTCTTAAATACCTCCTTTTTGCGTTAATCGTAATTATAATTGCAGGCTCCGTTTTTTCTCTTTTTAATAAAAAAGATACCGGTGAGCTTATAAAACCCAAAAGCCCTTCGGAGATACGCGGAAAAAAAGCTCTTTATGCCGACTTGGGGCGGCTTAGGATTCCTACGGCCGATAAGACATCCGGAACCCTTGTAGTTTTTCCCGTTTTGGAGTATAATTCTGAGGATAAGGCCTTTGAAGAAGAACTTGTTCAAAAAAAGGAAGCTATCCGAAAAAGCCTTATCGATTGGTTTTCGCAAAAAACCGTATATGAACTTTATACCATGCCCGAAAATGAGGTAAAAAAAGAAGTATTGACCGAGGTAAATTCTATCTTGAATTTATCGCGTATAAAGCGCATATATTTTAAGGACTTTGTTATTTTGGAATAAAAATTGTTAAGGGTAAAATTTTGGAGGATTAAAATGAGCGGACAACCTGTTGCTGCTGCACAAATTATTATAGCCGTTGTTCCTATAGTCGGTATTCTTATGGCCGGCGTTTTAATTTTTTTCTACTTATTTTGGCGTAACAAGCAGATAATCTGTCAAATTCAAACTAAAACATATATTCCGATAAAATTCAATTTGTCGGGGTTTTGCCTTATATCCGGAATTCTTTTATTGATGATAGGAAGCGTTTTGACTGCCCTTTTTTCCGTAATAGACGGAGTAAGTTATGTTCTTTTAGGAGGGCTTGTTCCCCTAAGCTGCGGTATAGGTCTTTTGGCCTACTATTTTATCTCATCAAGGGCCGGGAAGGAGAGGTCTAAAGATGATTAAATTTTCCGGTTTCCTCAGAAAAGAATCTCCTGAAGCCTTACAAGACCGCCTCTTATGTAAAGCCGTCCTTGCAGGAAATACCGAAGCCTTCAGCCTCATTGCTGCAAAGTATCAAAAGCGTGTCTACTCTTTGGGGATGAGCTTTTTTAAAAACCATGACGATGCGGAGGATTTTGTACAGGATATAATGCTTAAAACCTTTTCGGCCCTGCCCAAATTCCGCGGCGAGTCTTCTTTTTCTACATGGCTTATGAGGATTGCCTATAATTCGGCGATAAATTCCGTTAAGCGTAAGAGAGAATTCGTTTCAGCCTTTGATGATTTTGAGATAAAAACAAACGATTTAACTCCCGAAGAAAGGCAAATTCAAAACTGTGTAAAAAACGCAATCAGGCGGGCTGTAAACGATCTTCCCGAAAAATACAGAATATGTATAGACCTTTACTTTTTTTACGATATGCCCTATGCCGATATAGAGTCCGTTACCGGAATCCCTGTAAATACGATTAAATCCCATATTTTCCGCTCAAAAAAAATATTAAAGACAGAGCTTGAAAATCAAGGGATTTACGGACAAGAGGAAAGTCCTGAATATCCGGTTTTATTTAAATTGAATTTGGCCTATGACATGTAATGAAGCTATTAACCGTTATATGATGCTTGATAAGCATGAGGCGGTTCCTTTTACCGTTACCTTTCATCTTTTGCGGTGTAAAAAATGCCGCAGCCTAGTCCGTGCTCTTACCCAGGCTTCAAATCTATATACTTCTTCTTTACGGACAAAGGCGGATGAGGTTCTTACCGAAAAAACTATGGTAAAGATTCAGGCTGCTGCTCCGGATTTTTTTAATTTGCAGGCCGAAAAATATCAACTGCCCACCGTAAGTATCCTGCCTTGGGCCCTTGTCGGCATATTGATGATTGTCGGTCTTGCCTATATCCCCTTTACAGGAATAGGTAAATGGGCTGCGGAAAATTTTAAGCTTAGTTTTGTAATTCCCTTTGCTCTTGTTTTTGCCGTCTTTGTGAGCGTTTATTCTGCTATCTTTGTTTACCGTAACCTTGATTTTTTTGTAAAAAAATTCGATCTAAAAAAAGAGAAGGTTTAGTTCCATACGGCCACGGGGTTTATCGTTGCTCCGTTTTTATATACCGTAAAATGAACATGGGGGCCGGTACTTCTTCCTGTAGTTCCTACGGTTCCTATCTTACTTTGAGGTGTAACATACTTTCCTCGTGAAGTTAAAATAGTATGCATGTGTCCGTAAAGGGTTTGATAACCGGAGTGATGTCTTATTATAACATAGTTGCCGTATACATTGCTGTAGCCCGTCGCGGCTACGGTTCCCGGAAGGGCTGCGTAGATGGGAGCACCGTGGTATGTCGCAAGGTCTATTCCGTTATGAAAGCTGCGTTTTCCCGTAAAAGGATCCCTTCTCCAGCCATAGCGGGAGGTTACCCTGTATCTTCCGTGTATAGGAGACTTAAAAAGATCTCCGTTGATTTCTTGAAGTGTTATCCAATCCAGCTTTGCATCAGGCAAAAAGATAACGGAACCTGCTTTTAGAATATTGTTGTCCGAAATATTATTTACCAGAGCAAGTTTTTCCAGCGAAATTTTATAGGTATCGGCTAATTTTTCAGGGGTGTCGCCTTTTTTGGGTGTATAAACGATTCCGTCCATTGAGGGAATCTTTAAGAGCTGGCCTATTTGAAGGGTTCTTGTATTTCGAAGTTTATTTACGCTTATAATTGCGTCCTGACTTACCCCGTAGCGGGAAGCTATTTCGCCTACCATGTCGCCTTTTTTTACGGAATATACTATGTAGTCAAGCGGGGGGAGTGTTATATCCGAAATTTCCTTGTCAGGTCTAAAAGTAGGCAGCCTTGTATCTCCTCCTCCCATTCCGTCATCCAATGAGTTTTGAGGCACACTAATAACATCAAACCCGTTTAGCGCGAAATAGGCTGTACCGAGTACTAGGAGAAAAACGATTATACCTGCAAACAAATAGTGATTTTTTTTCATTTAAACCTGCAAAACTTTTTCGATTTAATTATCGGCAAAAAGTAAATTTTATTCACTCTTTCCAAGTAAATTATAATAAAAACTGCGAAAAATTGCAAGGTAATAGGCAACTTTAATCCTTTTAAGTTGTCTAAATAATTATGAAAGAAGAAAAAATTAAACGCAGATATTCTATAGGTGAAGAAATTGCAAATGCAGTAACCCACGGCATAGGGGCAGGTCTTTCGATTGCAGCCCTTGTGCTTTTAATTATAAGGGCAGCCCGTTATGCTCCGCAGGATTTGAAAGCCGGTTATATTGTGGGTTTTACAATCTTCGGTGCATCCCTAATAATCCTATACCTTTTTTCAACCCTCTATCATGCCTTGCCTTTAAAGGCAAAAAAAGTATTCGGTATTTTCGACCACTGTTCAATCTATATTTTGATAGCCGGAACCTACACGGCCTACTGCCTTTCGGCCCTTCACGGGGCTGTCGGCTGGGCCATCTTCGGTATTATCTGGGGAATGGCCGTTCTAGGCATAGTTTTATACTCGATATTCGGAAGCCGGGTGAGGGTTCTATCGGTTATAACCTATATTCCCATGGGCTGGCTCATCATCTTTGCGGCAAGGCCCTTAAAAGAACAGCTGCCCCTTTTAAGCTTTAAGTTTTTACTTATAGGCGGAATTCTTTACACTGCCGGCTGTATTTTTTACGCAATGAAGAGGGTAAAATGGTCTCACAGCATCTGGCATCTTTTTGTGATGGCCGGGAGCATAATGCACTTTTTTTCGCTTTATTACAGTCTTTAAATTTTTTAGCTTTTTATAGTTTTTCGCTTAACCACTCGTCAACGGTACCTTCTTCAGGATCAAAGCTTACGCCGATAAGGATAATTTCTTTGCTATCTGCCTTGTACCTTTCGGCATAGTTTTTTTCTTTGATTTGTTTTAAGGCCGCTTCCGCATTTTCTTTTAGTTTAAACTCAAAGATATAAATTGCCTTTTCGGTTTTTACAACGCAGTCCGTTCTTCCTGTAGATGAGGGTGTTTCAACTTCGACAAACTGTCCCATAAGGGCAAAGATCAAATAAACACAGACTTGAAAATTATGCTCTTTCAATGCGATGCTTTCGCCGCTTTCTTTTTTTACGGTGTCGTAGGGAAGACTTGCCATTATCGACTTTAGCCTTTGCATAAATTCGTCCACCCTTCCGGCCTTTAAATCTTTTGTAAACTGAACCACATTAAAAGAGGTTTTTATAAAACTTATATTTGAATATTCGGGTAAGAGGTTGTACAAAAAGCCGTAACGCACTTCCTCATTTGGAAAGCCCAGCCTGTACATCCTGTATTCTTTATCGTAATCCTTAATCGTTAAGTAGCCGGCTTGAAAGAGTACCGGTATAACCGAGTCCGCACCTACTCTGTAATCC
It encodes:
- a CDS encoding M23 family metallopeptidase — translated: MKKNHYLFAGIIVFLLVLGTAYFALNGFDVISVPQNSLDDGMGGGDTRLPTFRPDKEISDITLPPLDYIVYSVKKGDMVGEIASRYGVSQDAIISVNKLRNTRTLQIGQLLKIPSMDGIVYTPKKGDTPEKLADTYKISLEKLALVNNISDNNILKAGSVIFLPDAKLDWITLQEINGDLFKSPIHGRYRVTSRYGWRRDPFTGKRSFHNGIDLATYHGAPIYAALPGTVAATGYSNVYGNYVIIRHHSGYQTLYGHMHTILTSRGKYVTPQSKIGTVGTTGRSTGPHVHFTVYKNGATINPVAVWN
- a CDS encoding RNA polymerase sigma factor, giving the protein MIKFSGFLRKESPEALQDRLLCKAVLAGNTEAFSLIAAKYQKRVYSLGMSFFKNHDDAEDFVQDIMLKTFSALPKFRGESSFSTWLMRIAYNSAINSVKRKREFVSAFDDFEIKTNDLTPEERQIQNCVKNAIRRAVNDLPEKYRICIDLYFFYDMPYADIESVTGIPVNTIKSHIFRSKKILKTELENQGIYGQEESPEYPVLFKLNLAYDM
- a CDS encoding hemolysin III family protein, yielding MKEEKIKRRYSIGEEIANAVTHGIGAGLSIAALVLLIIRAARYAPQDLKAGYIVGFTIFGASLIILYLFSTLYHALPLKAKKVFGIFDHCSIYILIAGTYTAYCLSALHGAVGWAIFGIIWGMAVLGIVLYSIFGSRVRVLSVITYIPMGWLIIFAARPLKEQLPLLSFKFLLIGGILYTAGCIFYAMKRVKWSHSIWHLFVMAGSIMHFFSLYYSL
- a CDS encoding response regulator transcription factor gives rise to the protein MRIAIVDDEKLICEGLKFIFSTYPDIEVVATGNNGNEALKICEEKRPELLLMDIRMPECNGVEAAKKIKKDFPDTKILILTTFNDTEYIQKALQYGASGYLLKDSSPDVIYDGIKAAISGNIVINPEVAKTMLFKNNEETEERILRPLTEIQDEYGLSQKEVEIIRLVSEGLSNKQIAYKQGLSEGTIKNNISVIFDKTFVSDRTQLAAFAFKNGIV
- the fliL gene encoding flagellar basal body-associated protein FliL; translated protein: MGKNKRKGLTLYIFLKYLLFALIVIIIAGSVFSLFNKKDTGELIKPKSPSEIRGKKALYADLGRLRIPTADKTSGTLVVFPVLEYNSEDKAFEEELVQKKEAIRKSLIDWFSQKTVYELYTMPENEVKKEVLTEVNSILNLSRIKRIYFKDFVILE
- a CDS encoding mechanosensitive ion channel family protein, giving the protein MQNIMDNFQMWLSEYSVRSDIFWLISVLAFSFILHKILKKTATGAIRKIISRLTAKTKSKLDDYIFDEIHVERISLIIYIFAFNFLSVKLSFGAAVMQKLSSIILIWIIIRLLHGLLDGLTAYTENAPQFEGKPYRSYIQVFILIVYIAGFIIAAGTISGKSPLTLLSGIGAMTAVLLLVFRETILSFVASLQISSYDLVRRGDWISVPKYDADGDVTEVALHTIKIQNWDKTISVLPTSDLMQSGFKNWRGMQETGGRRIKRSIFLDVSSVKFMDEELRRRVGKIELLKSYFAEVESSDISAQYGSDTEHPLNDRRLTNIGTFRMYVTRYLQSLDTLRKDLTFLVRQLEPGATGIPLEIYVFTATTVWGEYEKIQADIFDHLFAAVHEFDLRIFQYPVGGFLAKN